The Eschrichtius robustus isolate mEscRob2 chromosome 16, mEscRob2.pri, whole genome shotgun sequence DNA segment TCGGAGACCTCAGGCTGTCTCCAGAGGGGCGCGAGGAGCGCCCCGCCGCCCCTCCATCCAACAAGCCTTTGGCCACCCGGGCGCCCGCCAGCGCCCTGGGGGAGATTCGCGGAGCTCTTCCCAGCTCGCCCTGCGCCCCCGCCTCCAGGGCTAGCTAGCTGAGCCCGCTCTCTTCCCGCCTTCCTTCTAACCTGcctttgcttctccctccctccctcccgccgctCCTGCACCGACCCCAGACTCCCCAGTTTAGCGGTGGGCCACCAACCTGGGTCAAAGAAAACAAGGAGAATCTGGGGCGCGTCCTCCATTAGTGACGCCGGATGGGGATGGGTCCCCTTTTGGAAGGAGACTCCGGAGATGGGTCGCGGCGGGTGGGCTTCTTCGGCTTGCAGCGGCGCCGCcgctgcttctcctcctcctctggctgCTCGGACTCCTCGGGGTCCCTCGGATCCTTGTCCTCGGGCTCGGGCTCCTCCCCTTGTCTGGGGCTCTCAGACTCCCGAGTGCTGGGCTGCGCGCGACTCGGGGAGGCGTCGGGGCTCTGCAGCCTCAGGGCGCTGAGACGCTCAGTGAGAGACTGGTCGAAGGTGCGGCGCTTGGGCACCACGGGGCCGCGCTCGTCCTCGGGCTCGGTCTCAGGCTCAGTGGCGGGGGCGGTCTCAGGCTCGGTCTCGAGGTCGGTCTCCGACTCGATTTCAGACTCGGTCTCGGTCTCGGATTCGTAGTCGAACTCTTCCTCGTACTCCAGGCACTCGGGGAGGGAGAGCTCGCGGTCTGCCTCCTCGTGCTCGTGGTCGGATTCGGGGGGCTCGGGGAATACCTGGGCGGCGGAGCGGTGGTGGGCGTTAAGGAAGCTCCGGCGCTGGGCAGCCGCGCGCTGCTGGGCGCGGGCGCTGGAGGTGGCAAGGGCGCGAAGGAGCGCGATGGAGCAGGAGAGCCAGAGGAGTGCGGTGGCTGCCCGGCGGCCTAGGGGTGGGCACAGATCGTTGTAACTGTGGCGAGCTCGGCGCCCTTGCTGAGCTCGGGACCTGCGATCCATCCTCACGCACACTCGGCGAATCCGACCCACCCTCTGGCTCTGCAGAGAGCAGCTCCGAAGAGCATCGGCTGCTAGAGCCGAAAAAGGTGCTCCTCGCGAGGTTAAGAAGCTGGGTGCGGAGGTCCCAGCCCCACCTCGGCGCGAGGAGAAAAAGGGAAGCACCTACCTTCTTGACCACTCAACTTTCTAAAGCTCCGCGCCTCTATTTGCCTCTCTGGGCAAAAAGAAGGGATGGGAAAAGGGGAGGAAAAGTCTGTCTCCTCCCAGGCTCCTCTCTCTAAGTCTTAGACTCTGCAGCCTAAGACTCGGGAGAGGTGCCTCCGCTGGTCCTCTCgcctgggagaggaaagaggagactGAGGCGAAGACAAACGGGGCGGAGAGGTTCTGCAAAGTTGCGCGCCCGGACTTCTGCCGGGCATGTGCAGTAGGGAGGCGGGGGCGGCTCCGCGCGAGTTGCGCAGTGGCGCCGAGCCCGAGGCGTAGACCCTAATGGGCCGGCAGGTGGCAGGAGGGAACCTTGTTTGAAAGGATTTGGGCGATGGGAGCGGCTGGGGGCCTGGCGGGTGCCAAGGAGCGAGGGAGCAAGCGAGCTACAGGTCAGAGTGCTTGCGCAGCTGGGCATGGGTTCTCCACGGGGTCCGTACCGCTCCCCAGCTTCTCCAGGGTTATCGATAAGTTGAACAAAGCCCGAAGCAGCTAAAAACCAGACCGCAAAATTGCGGATATTCCGGAGGAATGAGCATCTGTACGTCAGTATTAACGGTGCGGTTCCGGGCATTTTCCAGGGGCTCAATAGTCTGAGCATGGTAACCTCAGGCAATCATTAATCATGAGATCACCTTTGGCAGACCTGGTACAGTGACCGTAATCTGAGCAGTTTCCAATCCCCCCAACCACCAATGCGGTCTCAAGAGACTAATTAGTTTCCTGATGGATAGATGAGCATCTTCCCTAAGAAGGACCCCCACAGACAGACGGAGTGATGGTTTACACGTCCCCAAGCCTGTTGGTGGACCACCCTGAGCTCTAGCTGAGAACATGTGCCGAAAGTCTAATAAGCTGGAACCACTAGTTAATATCTGTGCTGATATTCAGTAGATGCAGCCAATTCTCTGCCCCTGGGGGGCGCTGCAGGGCGATCAGCTATCAAGGAAACCGCTGGGTACCACTCAAAGCTCTTTTCATAAATAGGTTTTCAACCAAGTGAGTTCATTCAACAAGtgagttcattcaacaaatattgagtgcCTAGCACATGCCAAgctctgttctaggtgctgaagatagagtaggaagaagaaaaggaaagagaagaaaatcttaCATTAAGGAAAGGATACTTAGGATTAATCTGCTGTTACTAAGAGCATTAAATCACTCAGGACTCCCTCCTTACCCACCAACGTTGTTTAACCCGGCGTGCATTCTAGTGAGAAAATTATTGGATCAACCAGAGCATTAAGGCTAAGGGACAGCTAGACACCCTAGGTCATGTCGTTGAACCCCAAAGGAAATGAGTCCGTCTCTTTCTCAGCCCTGGAAAATCAAATGAGCTCCGTGTCCTCCTGGAGGGGGATCCCTGGAGTGGTCGTTGCTCAGGCAGGATGGAACTTCGGAAGCTCTGGGGTTCCAGCTGTAACCTGACTGCTGCTTCTGGGTTGTGCATGCCCTCCCCGTTAAAATACAGAGCATCGCTTTTGCCCTTGTGACAGGTCCACCGGTGGTATAACTCAGAGCAAAACCATCTTCCTAGAATCTGTGGAGGCAACAACAAGGCTTTACAGGTGGGACAGGTGGTTTTTCTTGTCTTTGAATCAACATGGGGGAAACTTGAAGAGTCCATGAGGTAATTCTGCCTTCCCTTCTGAGGTGGTCCACCAGGTGTCCCCTCCGGGCACTGCTTGCTGGTGCCCGAAGTGTCCTGCACCCACAGCTGTTCCTCGGTGTGGCGTGACTCCCCCTTGTCC contains these protein-coding regions:
- the LOC137750116 gene encoding neuroendocrine secretory protein 55-like; the protein is MDRRSRAQQGRRARHSYNDLCPPLGRRAATALLWLSCSIALLRALATSSARAQQRAAAQRRSFLNAHHRSAAQVFPEPPESDHEHEEADRELSLPECLEYEEEFDYESETETESEIESETDLETEPETAPATEPETEPEDERGPVVPKRRTFDQSLTERLSALRLQSPDASPSRAQPSTRESESPRQGEEPEPEDKDPRDPEESEQPEEEEKQRRRRCKPKKPTRRDPSPESPSKRGPIPIRRH